A window from Drosophila kikkawai strain 14028-0561.14 chromosome 2L, DkikHiC1v2, whole genome shotgun sequence encodes these proteins:
- the Rpn3 gene encoding probable 26S proteasome non-ATPase regulatory subunit 3, with protein sequence MTSAVDIGAQDVEMEVDPTAETLADEKKNQDGAAVLEIREQIRQIEKGVSSKESRFILRVLRNLPNTRRKLNGVVFRNLAQSIYPPGADREAALALMPAVEKDATELPDVPKKQVASKAPIAEVDAYFYLLLLVKLIDASDLQRAGVCADALMAKISIQNRRTLDLIGAKSYFYYSRVAELKNSLEGIRAFLHARLRTATLRNDFEGQAVLINCLLRNYLHYALYDQADKLVKKSVYPESASNNEWARFLYYLGRIKAAKLEYSDAHKHLVQALRKSPQHAAIGFRQTVQKLIIVVELLLGNIPERVVFRQAGLRQSLGAYFQLTQAVRLGNLKRFGDVVSQFGPKFQLDHTFTLIIRLRHNVIKTAIRSIGLSYSRISPQDIAKRLVLDSAEDAEFIVSKAIRDGVIEATLDPAQNYMRSKESTDIYSTREPQLAFHERISFCLNLHNQSVKAMRYPPKSYGKDLESAEERREREQQDLELAKEMAEDDEDGF encoded by the exons ATGACCAGCGCAGTGGATATCGGTGCCCAGGACGTGGAGATGGAGGTGGATCCCACCGCCGAGACGCTGGCAGACGAGAAGAAGAACCAGGATGGGGCTGCCGTGCTGGAGATCCGCGAGCAGATTCGCCAAATCGAGAAGGGGGTGTCGTCAAAGGAATCGCG CTTCATCCTGCGCGTGCTGCGCAACTTGCCCAACACACGCCGCAAGCTGAACGGCGTCGTCTTCCGCAATCTCGCCCAGAGCATATATCCGCCTGGAGCGGATCGCGAAGCTGCTCTTGCCCTGATGCCCGCCGTGGAGAAGGACGCCACTGAGCTGCCCGATGTGCCCAAGAAGCAGGTCGCGAGCAAGGCTCCGATTGCCGAGGTGGATGCCTACTTttatctgctgttgttggtgaAGCTGATCGATGCCAGTGACCTGCAGCGTGCGGGGGTTTGCGCCGATGCCCTGATGGCTAAGATTTCGATTCAGAACCGTCGAACCCTGGATTTGATCGGAGCCAAGTCCTACTTCTACTATTCGCGCGTGGCGGAGCTGAAGAACTCACTGGAGGGCATCCGCGCCTTCCTGCACGCCCGCCTACGCACTGCCACACTGCGCAACGATTTTGAGGGTCAGGCGGTGCTTATTAACTGTCTGCTGCGCAACTATTTGCATTACGCTTTGTATGATCAGGCCGACAAGCTGGTGAAGAAGTCCGTGTATCCAGAGTCGGCCAGCAATAACGAGTGGGCTCGTTTCCTCTACTATTTGGGTCGCATCAAGGCCGCCAAGCTGGAGTACAGTGATGCGCACAAACATCTGGTCCAGGCTCTGCGCAAGTCCCCGCAACACGCCGCCATCGGATTCCGCCAGACCGTGCAGAAGCTAATCATCGTGGTGGAGCTGCTTCTGGGCAACATTCCGGAGCGCGTGGTATTCCGACAGGCCGGTTTGCGACAGTCTCTAGGCGCCTACTTCCAGCTCACGCAGGCCGTGCGTCTGGGCAACCTCAAGCGATTCGGCGACGTCGTTTCCCAGTTCGGTCCCAAGTTCCAGCTGGATCACACCTTCACCCTGATTATCCGACTGCGCCACAACGTGATCAAGACCGCTATCCGTTCCATTGGACTCTCGTACTCTCGTATCTCGCCGCAGGACATTGCCAAGCGTCTGGTCTTGGACTCTGCCGAGGACGCCGAGTTCATCGTATCGAAGGCCATCCGCGATGGAGTGATTGAGGCCACGCTGGATCCGGCCCAGAACTATATGCGCAGCAAGGAGAGCACCGACATCTACAGCACCCGGGAGCCGCAGCTAGCCTTCCACGAGCGCATCTCGTTCTGCCTGAATCTACACAACCAGAGCGTCAAGGCCATGCGCTACCCGCCGAAGTCCTACGGCAAGGATCTAGAGAGCGCCGAGGAGCGGCGCGAGCGAGAGCAACAGGACCTGGAATTGGCCAAGGAGATGGCCGAGGATGATGAGGATGGTTTCTaa
- the l(2)37Bb gene encoding FAD-dependent oxidoreductase domain-containing protein 1: MLRYRHAVRLIQSRSYSAGAAGSSGGTGDEDKHPIRRTFRLLGNDMRKIKEFFVPKDPVSEDQGDRILTQSKFKFEGERTRDPTLPDEFQTHCDVLVIGGGGIGSSIAYWLKEKARDGLNVVVVEKDDTYAKAATRVSLGGLCQQFSLPENIQMSLFAADFLRNAREQFGNEVPLQFTPHGHLCLAGEEQAESLLRSSQLQNELGARNELLTADRLATRFPWLNTKGIAVGCHGLEKEGWFNSLALLSNFRRSASGYGAHFVSGEVVDFDFHSQTDISVVGDAGSDEGNYTGLDKAIIQLSDGTRRTCKFALCVIAAGASSGQVARLARIGVGPGMLQVPLPIDVRKRYLYAINTQAENAPGMAMPLTVDPSGTFIRRDGLGGNYICGHNSAEEDVGDKMAVDPQYFDEHIRPTLATRVPSLGEANVVDSWAGLYEQNVYDENGIVGAHPYYHNLYVATGFSGHGIQQSLAVGRAISELIMDGQFRTIDLSRLSFDRLIVDQPMYELNNVLS; this comes from the exons ATGTTGCGGTACAGGCATGCGGTGCGTCTTATCCAGAGTCGCTCCTACTCGGCCGGAGCAGCCGGGAGCAGTGGAGGCACTGGCGATGAAGACAAACACCCGATTCGGCGAACATTTCGTTTGCTGGGCAACGATATGCGCAAGATAAAGGAGTTCTTTGTGCCAAAGGACCCGGTTTCCGAGGACCAAGGCGACCGTATCCTCACCCAGAGCAAATTCAAGTTTGAGGGGGAGCGTACCCGAGATCCCACACTGCCGGACGAGTTTCAAACCCACTGCGATGTGCTGGTTATTGGCGGCGGCGGTATAGGCAGCTCAATAGCGTACTGGCTGAAGGAGAAGGCGCGCGATGGCCTCAACGTGgttgtggtggagaaggatgACACG TACGCCAAAGCTGCCACCCGCGTCTCCCTTGGTGGTCTGTGCCAGCAATTCTCCTTGCCTGAGAACATTCAGATGTCGCTCTTTGCCGCCGACTTCCTGCGCAACGCCAGGGAACAGTTTGGCAACGAGGTGCCCTTGCAATTCACGCCGCATGGCCACTTGTGTCTTGCCGGCGAGGAACAAGCCGAAAGCCTGCTGCGTTCATCCCAACTGCAAAACGAACTTGGAGCCAGGAACGAGCTGCTGACGGCAGATCGACTGGCGACACGATTTCCCTGGCTGAATACCAAGGGCATCGCTGTGGGCTGCCATGGCCTGGAAAAGGAGGGCTGGTTCAACTCGTTGGCCTTGCTCAGCAACTTCCGCCGATCGGCCAGCGGTTACGGTGCACACTTCGTCAGCGGAGAGGTGGTGGACTTTGACTTCCATTCCCAAACGGACATATCTGTGGTCGGGGATGCCGGCTCCGACGAGGGCAACTACACTGGCCTGGACAAGGCTATCATTCAGCTATCCGATGGAACGCGGCGCACCTGCAAGTTTGCCCTGTGCGTGATAGCAGCGGGAGCCAGTTCCGGGCAGGTGGCTCGACTGGCGCGCATCGGAGTCGGTCCGGGCATGCTGCAGGTACCACTGCCCATTGACGTGCGCAAGCGTTACCTGTACGCCATCAACACGCAAGCGGAGAATGCCCCCGGCATGGCCATGCCGCTGACTGTCGATCCCTCTGGCACGTTTATACGCCGCGACGGATTGGGTGGCAACTACATATGCGGCCACAATTCGGCGGAGGAGGATGTCGGCGATAAGATGGCGGTGGATCCGCAGTACTTTGACGAGCATATCCGACCCACGCTGGCGACGAGAGTGCCCTCGCTGGGCGAGGCCAATGTGGTGGACTCCTGGGCTGGCCTGTACGAGCAGAACGTCTACGATGAAAACGGCATTGTGGGCGCCCATCCATACTACCACAACCTGTATGTCGCCACCGGATTTAGTGGGCACGGCATCCAGCAGTCGCTGGCCGTAGGCCGGGCCATATCGGAGCTGATCATGGACGGCCAGTTCCGAACCATTGACCTCTCGCGCCTGAGCTTCGACAGGCTGATTGTGGACCAGCCCATGTACGAGCTAAATAATGTTCTAAGCTAG
- the LOC108082171 gene encoding calcium load-activated calcium channel, protein MWADTILIVFISVCTAFLGEGLTWVLVYRTEKYQKLKTEVEKQSKKLERRKEIHGDSLDKAVKKKIERDEEKLKNNNRDLSLVKMKSMFATGFAFTALLSMFNSIFDGRVVAQLPFTPISWIQGLSHRNLSGDDYTDCSFIFLYILCTMSIRQNIQKLLGFAPSRAASKQGVGLFGPAPGQFK, encoded by the exons ATGTGGGCCGAcacaattttaattgtttttatatctGTGTGCACCGCCTTTTTGGGCGAAG GTCTCACCTGGGTGCTGGTATACCGCACGGAAAAGTACCAGAAACTGAAGACTGAGGTGGAAAAACAGAGCAAGAAAC TGGAGCGCCGCAAGGAGATCCATGGCGACTCTTTGGACAAGGCGGTCAAGAAGAAGATCGAGCGGGACGAGGAGAAGCTGAAGAACAACAACCGCGACCTGTCGCTGGTGAAGATGAAGTCCATGTTCGCCACCGGCTTTGCGTTCACTGCCCTGCTGAGCATGTTCAACAGCATCTTTGACGGCCGCGTAGTCGCCCAACTGCCCTTTACGCCCATCTCCTGGATCCAGGGTCTCAGCCACCGCAATCTGTCCGGTGATGACTACACTGACTGCTCGTTCATCTTCCTGTACATCCTGTGCACCATGTCCATCCGCCAGAACATCCAGAAGCTGCTGGGCTTTGCGCCGTCACGTGCCGCCAGCAAGCAGGGCGTCGGTCTTTTTGGACCCGCTCCCGGTCagtttaaatag
- the vari gene encoding protein PALS2 → MVRWSARSRRQARQDKVELLASNNKVNGEDDTSDNAAFRNSTDLTDHDEIFLKGLLRSNPNTPHKELMLNPTEPQPVPLFLPAHLNNKPICDDIIRKFSPSRRLESRELAKLLAQPHFRALLRAHDEIGQLYEQRLKAAGGSTTQLEIASQRQSGGYLYTEDILSTKMPVETIKMVGLRRDPSKPLGLTVELDEYKQLVVARILAGGVIDKQSMLHVGDVILEVNGTPVRSPDELQVEVSRAKENLTLKIGPNVDEEIKSGRYTVSGGQVKQNGIAGLETGKKLTCYMRALFTYNPSEDTLLPCRDIGLPFKSGDILQIINVKDPNWWQAKNITAESDKIGLIPSQELEERRKAFVAPEADYVHKIGICGTRISKRKRKTMYRSVANCEFDKAELLLYEEVTRMPPFRRKTLVLIGVSGVGRRTLKNRLINSDVDKFGAVIPHTSRPKRALEENGVSYWFMDREEMEEAVKQNEFLEYGEHNGNLYGTHLQSIKDVINSGRMCILDCAPNALKILHNSQELMPFVIFVAAPGMEQLKTIYADRRATGSNRNLSFDRQSSIRFSSRRARTLESLASLYEDDDLVATVEESSFVQRKYEKYFDMVIVNEDFDETFRQVVETLDQMSHEEQWVPVNWIY, encoded by the exons ATGGTGCGGTGGAGCGCTCGGTCGCGCCGTCAAGCGCGCCAGGATAAAGTGGAGCTAttggccagcaacaacaaagtgaACGGCGAGGACGATACGTCCGATAATG CCGCCTTCCGGAACTCCACTGACCTGACCGACCACGATGAAATCTTCTTGAAGGGATTATTGCGGAGCAATCCCAACACGCCGCACAAGGAACTGATG CTTAACCCCACGGAACCACAGCCAGTGCCCCTCTTCCTGCCCGCCCATCTGAACAATAAACCGATCTGCGACGACATTATTCGCAAGTTCTCACCATCGAGGCGTCTGGAGTCCCGAGAGCTCGCCAAGCTTCTCGCCCAGCCACATTTTCGT GCCCTTTTGCGTGCCCATGATGAGATAGGGCAACTTTACGAGCAACGACTGAAAGCTGCCGGCGGCTCCACCACCCAACTAGAGATCGCCAGTCAACGCCAATCCGGTGGCTACCTATACACCGAGGACATTCTCAGCACCAAGATGCCAGTGGAGACCATTAAGATGGTGGGCCTGCGCCGTGATCCCAGCAAGCCGCTGGGACTGACCGTGGAGCTGGATGAGTACAAGCAACTGGTAGTGGCCCGTATCCTAGCCGGCGGTGTAATTGACAAGCAGAGCATGCTGCATGTTGGCGATGTGATCCTGGAGGTGAATGGCACTCCGGTGCGCAGCCCCGATGAGCTGCAAGTGGAGGTGTCGCGGGCCAAGGAGAATCTCACTTTGAAGATTGGACCCAATGTCGATGAGGAGATCAAGAGCGGTCGCTATACTGTGAGTGGGGGTCAGGTAAAACAGAATGGCATCGCGGGTCTCGAGACGGGCAAGAAACTAACG TGTTATATGCGTGCCCTGTTCACATACAATCCCTCGGAGGATACCTTACTGCCATGCAGGGACATTGGATTACCCTTCAAGTCGGGCGACATTTTGCAA ATCATCAATGTCAAAGATCCCAATTGGTGGCAGGCCAAGAATATAACCGCGGAGTCTGATAAAATCGGTCTAATTCCATcccaggagctggaggagcgacGCAAAGCCTTTGTGGCCCCCGAGGCGGATTATGTGCACAAAATAGGCATTTGTGGCACAAGG ATCTCGAAACGGAAGCGCAAGACCATGTACAGATCGGTGGCAAACTGCGAATTCGACAAGGCGGAACTATTGCTCTACGAGGAGGTCACCCGCATGCCTCCCTTCCGCAGGAAAACCCTGGTTCTCATTGGTGTTTCAGGTGTTGGCAGGCGAACGCTCAAGAATCGTCTTATCAACAGCGATGTGGATAAGTTCGGAGCTGTCATTCCTC ATACCAGTCGCCCCAAGCGCGCCTTGGAGGAAAACGGCGTGAGCTATTGGTTCATGGATCGTGAGGAGATGGAGGAGGCGGTGAAGCAGAACGAGTTCTTGGAGTATGGCGAGCACAACGGCAACCTATACGGCACCCACTTGCAGTCCATCAAGGATGTGATCAATAGCGGACGCATGTGCATTCTGGACTGCGCACCGAATGCCTTGAAGATCCTGCACAACAGCCAGGAACTGATGCCATTTGTCATATTCGTTGCCGCACCGGGAATGGAGCAGCTCAAAACTATCTATGCGGATCGGAGGGCCACGGGCTCCAATAGGAATTTATCA TTTGACCGCCAGAGTTCCATAAGATTCAGCTCAAGACGCGCCCGTACGCTCGAGTCCCTAGCATCACTGTATGAG GACGACGACCTGGTGGCCACCGTCGAGGAGAGCAGCTTTGTGCAGCGCAAGTACGAGAAGTACTTTGACATGGTCATCGTGAACGAGGACTTTGACGAAACGTTCCGTCAGGTGGTGGAAACTCTGGATCAGATGAGCCACGAGGAGCAGTGGGTGCCCGTCAATTGGATCTACTAG
- the Pomp gene encoding proteasome maturation protein encodes MNESSSLKVKPVEVTVLNAAGRVGMPTEANCFNQLAHVHRLRDSELTYNEHQYNLDMQMLRNREGLGVPLKMGMERFAARQVGRLPFLTSSNLMDDVLTGRYDTIGFEDFMNLPEYNEQMRQPHAVVEKSLGIYNS; translated from the exons ATG AACGAGTCATCATCGCTGAAAGTGAAGCCCGTGGAGGTGACCGTGCTGAACGCCGCCGGTAGGGTGGGCATGCCCACGGAGGCCAATTGTTTTAACCAACTGGCTCACGTCCACCGGCTGCGGGACTCGGAGCTGACCTACAACGAGCACCAGTACAATCTGGACATGCAGATGCTGCGCAACCGCGAGGGCCTGGGAGTTCCTCTGAAGATGGGCATGGAACGCTTCGCCGCCCGCCAAGTGGGTCGTCTACCATTCCTTACCTCCAG caACCTAATGGACGATGTTTTGACTGGACGCTACGACACCATCGGCTTTGAGGACTTCATGAATCTTCCCGAGTACAACGAGCAAATGCGCCAGCCCCATGCCGTGGTGGAGAAGTCCCTTGGCATTTATAACTCTTAA
- the cad gene encoding homeotic protein caudal, which yields MVSHYYNTLPYTQKHSAANLAYASATGQPWNWTPNYHHTPPNHQFLGDVDSSHAAHHAAAAHQMYYNSHHMFHSAAAASAGDWHSPASSTADNFVQNVPTSAHQLMQQQHHHHHAHAASSSSASSGSNSSTGNPATQLNETNSSIGGGGGPSSEGGNPSAPSSHQQQHIAEGLPSPPITVSGSEISSPGAPTSASSPHHHLAHHLSAAAAGNNNNNSPSTHNNNNNNNSVNNNNNRTSPSKPQYYEWMKKPAYPAQPQPGKTRTKDKYRVVYTDFQRLELEKEYCTSRYITIRRKSELAQTLSLSERQVKIWFQNRRAKERKQNKKGSDPNVMGVGVQHTDYSQLLDAKAKLEPGLHLPHALTHPMNPMAAMNIPAMRLHPHLAAHSHSLAAAAAHSHQLQQQHSAQMSAAAAVGTLSM from the exons ATGGTGTCGCACTACTACAACACACTGCCCTACACGCAAAAGCACAGCGCCGCCAATCTGGCCTACGCCTCGGCGACGGGTCAGCCCTGGAACTGGACGCCCAACTACCACCACACGCCGCCGAACCATCAGTTCCTCGGCGATGTGGACTCCTCGCACGCCGCCCATCATGCGGCGGCTGCTCATCAGATGTACTACAACTCCCATCACATGTTCCATTCGGCGGCGGCTGCCAGCGCCGGTGACTGGCATTCGCCGGCCTCCAGCACGGCGGATAACTTTGTTCAGAACGTGCCCACGTCGGCGCATCAgctgatgcagcagcagcatcaccatcaccatgcTCATGCCGCGTCCAGCAGCTCGGCCAGTTCtggaagcaacagcagcaccgGCAATCCGGCCACCCAACTGAACGAGACCAACAGCAGCATCGGAGGAGGCGGTGGTCCCAGTTCAGAGGGAGGTAATCCCTCGGCTCCGTCcagtcaccagcagcagcatattGCCGAAGGTTTGCCATCGCCACCGATCACTGTCTCTGGCTCGGAGATCTCCAGTCCAGGTGCTCCAACGTCTGCATCGTCGCCGCATCATCACTTGGCCCATCATCTAagcgctgccgctgctggcaacaacaataacaacagtcCATCCAcccacaacaacaataataacaacaacagtgtgaacaacaataacaacaggaCGTCGCCATCAAAGCCACAGTACTACGAATGGATGAAGAAGCCCGCCTATCCAGCGCAACCACAGCCAG GAAAAACCCGCACTAAGGACAAATACCGAGTGGTGTACACCGATTTCCAGCGTCTGGAACTTGAGAAGGAGTACTGCACGTCCCGTTACATCACCATTCGCCGCAAGAGTGAGCTGGCGCAGACGCTGTCGCTGTCGGAGCGCCAGGTGAAGATCTGGTTCCAGAATCGACGGGCCAAGGAGCGCAAGCAGAACAAGAAGGGCAGCGATCCCAACGTAATGGGTGTGGGCGTGCAGCACACGGACTACAGCCAGCTGCTGGATGCCAAGGCGAAGCTGGAGCCGGGCCTGCATTTGCCCCATGCCCTCACCCACCCGATGAATCCGATGGCCGCGATGAACATACCCGCCATGCGCCTGCATCCGCACCTGGCCGCCCACAGCCACTCgctggcggcagcggcggcgcaTTCAcaccagctgcagcagcaacacagtGCACAGATGTCcgcggcggcggcagtgggAACGCTCTCGATGTGA